TTTCGGTGCCGACTCAATCCCGTTTTGGCTCTCCTTTCGGCACCGGCTCCTTCTCTGTCGCGCTCTTTCTCTCGCAGCGTCGGCCTGCGTTCTTCCTCTCCCGCAGCGTTGCGCCTCCGTTCTGCCTCCCGCAGTGTTACGCCTCCGTTCTGCTTCTTTgctctatttttctgttctgcTTCCTGAAACTCACCTTGTTCTAGATCTATTCATGTAGTTAGCTATTTTCCTCTTCCGTGACTAAATTTATgtcattaattatttaaaaattttctggtttattttttaattttagcatGAAGTTTTTAGTTGTTACAGATGGTTCTATTGTTGCTGAATTTGTCTTGTTACTTCATTTACTAATTTgcaattttctaatttttattgttgttgattttgGATCTAAAATCATAATTGATGATTATTGAATTGTTTGATCTGAAATTTTCGATAATTTATTTTGTGGTTATTGTTGTTGGTGCACCTGTATTGGAAGGTAGTGAGTTTTTTAAGTATAAAAGAAGGGAGAATGTTCAGGTGAAAAAGAAAGGGTTGGAGATAGTAGTTGGGGTGCTAgttgaagaagatgatgaagaagatgaagggTTGTTGTTGTgaatgagaagaagaagaagatgaagaagaaagaagatatgagaagaaaggTTGTTATGAGAAGTAGAAGATGAAGGGTGGTTGTTGTTAatgagaaaggaagaaaagagaaatttgTCTTTGGTTACatgtttatgtttttttaaGGGTAAAATTGtctaaaaaatattgtttatagacaaaaggatgattttataacgttttgtaatgttgaggatgattttaataacaaaaaggtcagaaataattttgattttgacccaAGACTTTAGAGATGAAAAAAGTATTTAACCCTTGATAGAACATGTCTACGTACACATTAAACTATTAATTTATCAATTAAGTGTCAATTAGAAttgacattttttttttgttaggatCTCATTGCTTTTTGCGCATAATTACGAGGGAcgtttaatttttttcctttatgttttgttatttttttatatatattgattgaatttattatgtaaaaattaaaaaatattaatgatttttaatttttttccttataaaaattaaattaaagattttttaaatatttttattgtttagaaaaattatttaacatattaaattattaagaTTATATTATTAAGATTATATTACTCAAGGAAAATGAGAGAATGAGAGAGCGGGACCGAGTGGTTGAGGGTGAAATATGGTGAGAAAGATGGTCATGTCATCGGAAGAGATAAGGGGGAGAGCGTGGGTGGGTGTGTATCCGGTGTTATTGAGGGTTCTACGCAAGAGGGATTAAAAAAGCCATTCAAGGTCTCTTTTAGAGATAAAGTTATTTGTGCAAAAAAGTCTAAGGCCTTTGCATTAGTAGGGTCTTTATCTGAGGATGGTATCGCGACGGTGACAGGTAAGCAGGGTGATTCTCGTCCACCAAGTGTCAGTTTTACCAAGGAGGCAAAGAGTTGTCTAACTGAACCTTATAAGGAAGCCATCGTGATCAAGGTGCTGGATAAGTATTATGGCTACACGGCTCTCATGCATAAGCTTCGGATAGTATGGCGCATCGAAGGAGGGTTTGATTTGTTGAATGTGGGGTTTGGATATTTTTTGGTTAAATTTGATATTGTTGCGGATCGTGAGAAAGTCATTCTTGGTGGCCCGTGGTTGACAGACGGTCACTATGTTGCAGTAAAGTCATGGGATGTGGATTTTAGGCCATGCGAAAAATCCTTTGGATCAACGCTGGTATGGATTCGAGTCTCGAAATTTCTAATTTGGTGCTACCAGGAACAAGCAATGTTGCGAATTGCTTCGGTGAAAGTAGATTTAGCCACTAAGCTTGCAAAAAGAGGAAAATATGCCCGAACTTGTGTTCAAATTAATCTTAAGTTGCCTGTAATCAAATATATTATGGTGAAGGGTGTGACTTATGAAGTGGAGTACGAGAGTTTATAGTTGATTTGTGCTACTTGTGCACGGTATGGGCATGATAAATCGTTGTGCATGGAGAAGGAGTCCTTGGAAGGAAACGGAAATTTCTTTGGTGATGGAAAAAATAATGAAGCCCCGACACTAGTGCCACACAACAATCATGAGATTCAAAAAGAGGCTGAGTCAGAAGCTCGTGATTTGGTGAGAATCCTCGTAATTTAAGTGAGAAATTAAGAGTTGTTAAAGGGAAGGATGTGGTTACGGAATTATTAGCTCCTCACGTGCCTAATGGTCATGTTAATGAGGCATGCATGGATGATGGAGAGGGCTGGCAGCAAGTGTTGCGTAAGGAAAAATTCACTGTGGGCCAGTCATCAGGTTCGAAGGACCAAGATGGAAACTAGCACAAGTATGGTTCGAGAAGGGTTCCAAGGCCCAATTTGCATGGTGATAGAGGCAAATCAATTGGCATTAGGATGGGGAAGCgagaaaaatatgaaattacACCATCTCCATCGCGCAGAACTCCTGCACGTCGTGGAATTTCTTTACGGAAGCGTCCTTGGCCTTCCTCCCTGCAGAACTCGCCAGTTGATAAAAATTGTGGCACAATGGAGAAAACCTTAGTAGATGGAAGCATGGCAGGTGCAGTGTCAGGGGGTCCGAAGGTGGCAATTATTGAGGATCAGAGTGTGCCAGTACCACAGGACAAACCACCTATTGAGGTTGGTGATTCTGTTTAGAGTTTATGTTCTTATTTATTCTATCCTTGTTATTTATGGATAGTTTAAATATGATTATTTGGAATATTAGGGGTGTTCCTAATAATTTAGCCCGTGTGTATTGTAAGGAACTTGTTAGGAAATTTAGACCTGTTTTCTTTATTGTGGTTGAAATTCACTCCCCTTTTCagcatttaaaattattttgggaAAGGTTGGGGTATCACTCTGTTGGTATAGTAGAAGCAGAGGGGGCATAAGGGAGGTAGTTGGTTTATCTCCTCTATGAAGGGTGTTTGTTGTAAGTTCATTGATGCTTTTGATCAGGGTGTTACTGTTGAGGTTCActttgataatttaatttggAAGTGTAGTGGTATTTATGGCAGTCCTCAATTTAATAAAATGGTTCTCCTTTGGGATTATCTTGTTGCACAATCCATGATTTTTCAAGGACCTTGGATTGTTCTTGGTGATTTTAATGAAGTCAAATTTTCTCATGAATCTAAGGGCTGTCAATTTTCTCATCAAAGAGCAAACATGTTTGCTACTTCGTTAAGGGATAGTGGTTTGTTTGATCTGAAAACTATTGGGAGGCGATTTTCTTGGTACAGGAGGGTGAAAATTTATGTTGATGTGGCAAAAAAGCTTGATCGAGTCTGTTTAAATACTAGTTGGTTATCTATCTTTCCAGAGGCTTATGCCGAAGTTTTAAATATGTTTCAGTCTAATCATTGCCCTATTCTGGTGCGTTGTAAAGGTCATCCTCAGCCTAAAGAGAATCGACCTTTTCGATTTGTTGCTGCTTGGGCTAGTCATCCTGGGTATAGGGATATTGTGAACCAGTCATGGTGGTCTGGTAATAGAGGGATTCATGGTAAGCTTTCGGAAGTACAGAAGAATTCACTAGAGTTTAACTCGAAGGTATTTGGTAACATTTTTTGTTAAGAAATGTGAATTAGAGAAGTAGATTAATTATTTACCAAAGCGTTTGGAAGTGGTGGATAGTATTTATTTGCGTCAGAAAGAGCAATAGTTGCTTGATGATTATAATAATACTCTAGTGCAAGAAGAGCTCCTATGGTTCCAAAAGTCCAGAGAGCAGTGGGTAAGGTTTGGGGATAGGAATACAAAATTATTTCATATTTAAACTCTTGCACGAAGGAAGTATAATAAGATTCATAGTCTTTTTCTCAAGGATGGAATGTGGGAAACTAATCCAGAGGTTCTGAGTCAAGAAGCAGAGTCTTTCTATAAAAGCTTATTCTGTCATTTATATGATGTTGATTTGAGTTGCCTTGGTGATGTGCCTCTTCCTTCTCTTAATGAGGAAGCTTGCAATAATCTTACGGCACCAGTTACTATGGAGGAAGTCAGAACAGCTGTTTTTCACATGAACTCTTTTAAAACTCCAGATCCTGATGGGTTTCAAGCTTTCTTCTTCAAAGAATATTGGGAGATCATTGGTCTTGATGTTTGGAAGATGGTTAAGCAGGCATTCTCCAGTGTTACTCTTGATCCGAGAATGTTAGAGACTTTACTGGTTCTTATTCCAAAGGTTGAATCACCGGTATCTATAAAAGATTTCAGGCCGATTAGTCTCTGCAATGTAGTTTACAAGATCATCATGAAGGTCCTTGTTAATAGGCTTTGTCCTCATCTTGCGGAGATTGTTGACCCGCTTCAAGGAGGATTTATTCCGGGACGAGGAATTCCTGACAACATCATTATTGCTCAAGAAGTCCTCCACTTTATGAAGAAGACTAAATCAAAAAAAAGGCACACTGGCCTTTAAGATTGATATAGAGAAAGTTTATGACAGAGTTGACTAGAGGTTTTTAGCTCATACTCTTAAGAGCTTTGGTTTTCCTATTCCTACACTTAATTTGATTATGAATTGTGTCACTGCTTATTCCTTATCTATTCTTTGGAACGAGAATCGTCTGAATGACTTTACTCCTAGCCGAGGTCTTAGACAAGGAGACCCTATGTCACCTTATCTTTTTGTGTTGTGTATGGAGCGATTGGCATACTTGATTAGTCATCAGGTTGATTTGGGCTTGTGGGAGCCAATTTCTATTTCTAGAGGGGGACCAAGAATATCCCACTTAATGTTTGCGGATGACTTGCTTCTATTCTGTAAAGCTACAAAGAGACAAGTACAAAATGTGATGTTGATTTTAGAGACTTTTTGCAAAGCATATGGGATGAAGATTAATGTGGAGAAGTCTAAAGCGCTTTGCTCCAAGAATGTCTCTGCAACAAGGACAGAAGTTTTCACTGGGGTATCCTCTATCAGATTTATCCAGGACTTGGGCCAGTATCTTGGAGTTACCCTTAGCCATTCTAGGGTGACTCGTTCAGCTTTCAATGGTGTCCTGGATAAGATTCGGAGTAGGCTAGCAAGCTGGAAAGAGAGTTTACTCAATCGGACTGGTAGACTCTGCTTGGTTAATTCTATTGCCGCCGCTATTCCCACGTACCAGATGTAGGTCTCTATTTTTCTCAAAGGAATCATTAGTAAATTGGAGTCTATGATGAGGAATTTTCTTTAGAAAGGACAAGTTGATGGAAGAAGATTGAATCTTGTTAGTTGGAAGGTACTGGTTACTCCAAAAAAATATGGAGGTTTGGGGATTAGAGATCCTTATTGTGTAAATATTGCTCTTCTTGGGAAGCTAGTTTGGACTTTTTTCCAGCAGCCAAACAAGCTATGGGTCCAATTGTTAGATGCCAAATACCGATCATCTCTATATGACTATTTTAGTTAACCTAAGAACAAGGACTCTCCCATTTGGAGATGTCTTTGCAAGGCTTGGAAAGTGTTGAAGGATGGGtttgcttggtgtattgaagaTTTGAACCGGAATTTTTGGTTTTCTAGCTGGAGAAGAGAAGGACGGTTATCTAATGAGATGGATTATGTTCACATTTCTGATTCGGTTGGTAGGTGGCATTTGGATACTCTTTATTCTCCTTTATCTCAAGATCTGAAAGGTAATATTCTCTCTTACAATCCAGATGAACAAGCAGGTCCGGAAGTGGGTTGGTATTGGAGTGGGTCTGCTGCCAAAGTCTATGACTCATGCAATGGTTACTTGTGGTTGTGTAAGCAGCTGTTTGGTTGGGAAGAGCGGGAAAACTGGCTTTGGCTTTGGCATTAGCTTGTTtgggaaaagcataagttttTGGCTTGGTTGTGTCTTAAGGAGGCTCTTCCTACTGTAAGTTTTTGCTTTAGAAGAGGGATGTCGTCATCGGATAggtgtccaagatgtctttctAGCCAGGAATCGGTTTTATATTGCATTCACGATTGTCCAAAAGCTCAGCTTGTCTGGTATAGGTTGGATATTTCTTGTCATCCTTTGGATTTGAAGAGCTGGTTCTTGTATTATAGCAGAGAACATCCATTAAAGTTCTTTTCGGGACTTTGGTGGATATGGCGAGTAAGGAATAATGACATCTTTAATCCCTATGAAACTTGGCCTCCGGAAAAAGTGATTTGTCTGGCATTAATTTCAGAAAAGGagcttaggaatatttttgaattataacGTATGTCCATTCCCTCTATTCTAAATGGTTTTTGGAATCCCccatccattgatacttttaagattaattgtgatgctagttattttggttcgggtgatagtgttggttttgcttgtgttaTTAGAGATTGTAATAAGAGTTGGCAAAGGGGTGTTTGGGAATGATTGAAAGTAATAGTATTCTTCAAGGagaattgtttgctatttggagaggaTATCTCTTAGCTTGGATGTGGGTCAACGAGATGTTATTTGTGAGACGGATTGTGTGTAAGCATTTAATCTTGTTACTCAAGATGGTTTTGGGTTTATTGATCCATTGGTGCTCAAAATTAGAGATATCATGCATTGGAATTGGCGTGTTGACTTTCGTTTGATTATGAGAGATGCAAACACGGTTGCAGATACTATGGCAAAGATAGCGATGAAGTTACAACTTTCGCATGTAGAGCTTCTTTCACTTTAGGAAGAGTTTAAGAGTAGTTTTAAATGGAACTGTCTATCTATTTAAGCGGttccttattttatttgtttcatttttctttgtttaatttatttcggtcacaaaaaaatatattaaatttgaagTGTACTCAATTTGAATTAACTATTATAATTCATATAAACtcattattattaaaaaatgtgCATAACCTATttaataatagataataaaaagGTTGAtacaatattttatttaaaatatatacaacAAATGACAATATTAATGTCAACCAACCATGTAAATATAAcaccaaagattcaaattttaacattttaaaataactaGTAATAAATATAGATAAGATTACTAACAACAATTAATAATATCATTCTTTTTAATATGTATATCCTCtgttaatttttataagtaaaaaaaaattaaaattcaataatatttcttaatttttatacAACAAATTATCAAtgtatatgaaaaaataaaaaaaaaataaagaaaaatctGTTATTTGTAGTTGTCACTTACATAAACAAATTAGTTGATTAAGGTCTTAAGAGAAAAATATTCActtttaaacaaaatattttttattcttttaaaaacatttttttaatagacaaatttattttatatttggatagtctttttaaaaaaaataagtattacaaatattttttattttttttaaataagatattgttagcttttaaaaaaataaattatttgtttttttaatagaaatacttttttaaaaaagatatatcgaaataaatttaaaattgaataaaaatattttatttatgaaaacaaaatactttttcattaaaaaagaTCAGTCTACAATTCTAAGttaacactaattaattttacaaaaataaatatcaaaCAAAAAATGGCAAAATGAGTATTCACTCCTCTCAATTATTTATGAGTGTTTGCCCATGAATTATTACTACACAAAAAATGAAATTATGCAAATAATAGTTGTAATTTGTAAAGACAGACAGAGCCTCACTATGGGAAAAAAAATGGATAATAGTcttcctaaattttaattttttatacaaattgtatataaattttagtttaaaaaaaggTCTAGgatcaatatttttaataaaatttgactATCACTTAACTatcaaaagaaaagtgagtAATCACATATCATTAGATAAAATTtcacattattaaaaatatcaataataattaattaataactacaaatcacaaaatttacAGTCCCTAACACTCCTCTTTAGTTTAACTCTCTATAATTTTTATTCTTCTCTAGTTTAACTCTCtaccatttttattttaaccttattttattataaaattatccCTCCCTAAAGTTATATTTAGTTCCGCCCTAATTGTAAATTGACGAAGATATATAATAGAGGAATCACACTATTAAATCTTCCATTAAAATAATCAGAAGATTAGTAGTCCTTCAATTTTAATTAAGTACTATATACGACCAAAAAAAGTACTATATAAACTATATATGGATTAAAGCTACAAAGAGGATCAGAATCCCTAGGGGATCAGGATCAGCAACAACACATCAGTTTTGCGTTCTCAAAATGTGCACGTGAAACTCCAATAATTTTCTCATGCACAAGTGGGGTCTCAAAGCCAGCCTTTCCTCTTTTGTTCTCACGCCAAAATCCATCACTCGCAAGTCAGAATCTCACCCTCGCCTCCATTATAATTAGGTGAGGCCTTTACTAAAACAATCTCTCTCTCACACAAACCAGTGCATTGCATCTATGGCGGAGGCAACAACCGCGTTGCCTGTCTTGCTCTCTCTTGTTGGTATTTACCTCATCATACTCGCAAATGAGGTTCACTCCTTTGAAGAGATGACCTTTAACTTGAACATGCGAAAATCGCAGAGGAAACAGAATCTTGGCTGCCACCCACCGGAAGCAAGTGAGCTTGATAGATATCTTTGATAGTTAATTCAttatttcctttcctttttttccttttcttttcttgcacTATGCTACTTGGTACTTGCTTTTATGATTCCTTATTGTTATTGGGATGCAAAAATGAAAGAATTGTATGTTGTATTGGTATTTGTTTACAAGTATATATATACGCACCGGAGTACCAGAGTAGTACATAACAAATTACATtagatataatattaataaagtAAAGCAAAACATCCATCATTACTGGTCTCTCTAGTCTCACCTTCTTTGGAGTCTTTCAAGCTAAGAAAGCTTAGTTAGCAATGGATGAGGTTCTAATTGAATTCATTCTCAGGAAAGGTGAAAGGTGCCATCATACTGGAAATGAAGGACACAGGACACTGTTCCTCTGTCTCTGAGAAAAGGAGCCATCGGAAACAGTTGGCGCAGGATGACCTTCGTGTCCGCGCAATTCAAAGCCGCATTCGGGGTGCGTCTGACTCAGACaaggaaaacaaaaacaatgaGATTCCGATAAGCTCAGGCATGAAATTGGAAACGCTTAACTATGTAGTGACTCTGGGGTTGGGTGGGCAGAATGTGAGCATGATAGTTGACACAGGAAGCGATTTGACGTGGGTGCAGTGCCAGCCATGTGACTCCTGCTATGACCAACAAGGCCCTCTCTTCCAGCCTTCAAGCTCCCCTTCCTACCAATCCATTCTCTGCAATTCAACAACCTGTCGCACCCTAATTCCAGCTCCGCCGGGAGCATGTGCAACTGCAACTAATTGTGACTATGTCGTTAACTATGGGGATGGCTCCTACACCTCGGGAGAATTAGGAGTAGAGCACCTCAGCGTCGGAGGGGTTTGGATCACCGATTTCGTGTTTGGTTGCGGCAGGAACAACAAAGGCTTATTCGGACTCGCATCAGGCCTTATGGGCCTGGGGAGGAGCCACCTCTCCATCGTCTCTCAAACCAGTTCCACCTTGGGAGGAGTCTTCTCATACTGCCTGCCTTCGCCTGACACCGGAGCTTCGGGGTCGCTCGTCATGGGGAATGACTCCTCTTCTCTCTTCAAGAATGTTGCCTACGCCAGGATGCTCTCTGATCCGCAGCTTTCCAGCTTCTACATACTCAACCTCACAACCATCAGTGTTGGTGGTGTGCCTCTGCTGCAGGCCTCCAGTTTCGGGAAGGGGACCCTCATTGACTCTGGGACGGTGATCACAAGACTGGCTCCGTCCATGTACAGAGCAGTCAAGGCAGAGTTCTTGAGACAATTTTCGGATTACCCGTCGGCGCCCGGGTTCTCCATATTGGACACGTGTTTCAATCTCACCGGGTATGAGGAAGTGAACATACCCAGCATAAGATTGTACTTTGAGGAGGTGAGCATGAACGTGGACGTCAGTGGCATACTGTACGTGGTGAAAGAGGATGCCTCCCGTGTCTGCCTGGCGCTAGCAAGCCTCTCCGATGAGTACGACACACCCATTGTTGGGAACTACCAGCAGAGGAACCAGAGGGTTATATATGATACCAAAAACAACAGGCTTGGATTTGCTGCAGACCCTTGCACTTTCACTTTCAATTGAATTCAACCACCACCCCTTCGCTTCTTTCACTCTATGTTCTCCATTTTCGTAAGGCTCTACTCCACTACACCCATGAGTAACATTGTCCTCCActatattattgttaatttgttattatcattattattgttgttttccCTTTGGTGGCGCAATCTCATTGTAATTTAAATGAGGTTCGACTGAACTGTAAATGCCTAAATGGACTATATCGAGTTTCTTAAATATATCTGTCCAATTAACACGAGGAACGGATACCATGTTAGTATAATACCGACGTTATATTAACCGCAAAATCAATCACTCACATAaataatactattattttttatctctcAAATTTACTAACACTCATAAAACAAAGGAGCACCTCCCAATTCTCGTAacacaatttttattatttgaaatacACCAAATACACAAAGTTTGTATGACTTTATATAGACTaaaactttttaataaaataataatttttttcttaattactAAGACTACATTAGTGATGATCATAAAATTTGTAGAGTTTGCATGCTTtgtcattatttttaataatcaaataccTCTCTTAAACATTTTATGTAATTCTTCAAATTTTTATCATCTTCTAGTAAATAAATTGATTactgttttcaattcaaacttTGCTTCTTCAATTCTTTAACTATGTTTCATGAAGATTTTAGTTCATGCAagttgatttaaaatttttaatcaacATTGCCTCCTTTAAATCGAATATCAATATGCTTCGATCTTCCATAGAATACTGGATTTTTGCAAAGTGCAATAATTGACTTGTTATTGCAAAATATCGTCATTAGAGTACTTTGTTTCTCGTTCAATTCCTCAATAATTCTTCTTAGCCAAACTGCTTGCGTTGCACAACTTGTTGCTGCTATATATTCTGCTTCTGCTTTGAGAGTGCTACTACTGGTTGTTTCTTTGACGACCATGAAATTTCACAAGAACCAAAATGAAATACAAACCCTAAaatactttttcttatttctatatctCCGATCTAATTACTATCAGTGTAGCCAACAAGCTTTATTTCATTAGTAtatattctcataataaatttCATCATTTAAAGTACCTTTGATATatcaaaaaattcttttatagTATGTGGAATTTACtgctcttcttttatcttttctcaACAATTTGAACTTTTCTTTGACCGGAGTAGAAACTGGTTTTGAGTGTTTTATCTGAAATTTCTTCAAAATATCATTTGCATATTCTTCTgagaaataaaaatttcatcatctttgtctatttttaaaatttttgggaaCTGATCTGgataattattctattaaaaaatgaactgaaattttgacttgtttactagaataaaattttagaaatattttttattaattttttttaaaaactaaaatgtctatttttaaaatctttatttactgatttggataattactcattaatttaaatttgaccTTAAATTTTGGAACCAAACTGAGTACAATCTCAaattttaataatgcaattagAATATTAAAGAtcattttagtatataaatgtAATCTGAGTAGAGGTTTTAATCCGAAAAGgagaaaattaaatattattttaaatatattaagagagtttacataaaaatattttattatgttaATATGTTACCAatgtatttaataaaaaattaattttaataaattaataatataaaaaaatttatatatggATTAATCATGTAttgttatattaataaaataagtatttatATTATCTTTGTCTAAATGTTAAATTTATTTGATATATTTAGTTCGTTTTTTTAGGAATATTTGATATATGTAGTTAACATGTGTGTATATTATCAATTGAATTTTTCTTACaaaagatatataaaatttaaatgtataatATATTTCGTTATTTACTAtgtatttgttaaaaaaataacctaaacaaaacttttttttcttatagttACGGGAAACGGGCAAAGTTTATGGAAAATGATAAAAAGCGATGGTGACAAGTGAGTGGATCAGTAGGCACGGTGCACGGAATCTAAAAGCCCTTGGAAGTTGAGAGATACCCCTTTGGCCTCTGTGTCTGTGTTTTGTGACTGTGACCGTCTGTGTCACAAC
The Arachis stenosperma cultivar V10309 chromosome 7, arast.V10309.gnm1.PFL2, whole genome shotgun sequence genome window above contains:
- the LOC130941637 gene encoding aspartyl protease family protein At5g10770, coding for MAEATTALPVLLSLVGIYLIILANEVHSFEEMTFNLNMRKSQRKQNLGCHPPEARKVKGAIILEMKDTGHCSSVSEKRSHRKQLAQDDLRVRAIQSRIRGASDSDKENKNNEIPISSGMKLETLNYVVTLGLGGQNVSMIVDTGSDLTWVQCQPCDSCYDQQGPLFQPSSSPSYQSILCNSTTCRTLIPAPPGACATATNCDYVVNYGDGSYTSGELGVEHLSVGGVWITDFVFGCGRNNKGLFGLASGLMGLGRSHLSIVSQTSSTLGGVFSYCLPSPDTGASGSLVMGNDSSSLFKNVAYARMLSDPQLSSFYILNLTTISVGGVPLLQASSFGKGTLIDSGTVITRLAPSMYRAVKAEFLRQFSDYPSAPGFSILDTCFNLTGYEEVNIPSIRLYFEEVSMNVDVSGILYVVKEDASRVCLALASLSDEYDTPIVGNYQQRNQRVIYDTKNNRLGFAADPCTFTFN